One genomic region from Equus asinus isolate D_3611 breed Donkey chromosome 10, EquAss-T2T_v2, whole genome shotgun sequence encodes:
- the SLC34A3 gene encoding sodium-dependent phosphate transport protein 2C isoform X4, with product MWPGEGPCPPPTCRWRHNVVNRHCSPLGLGSGELCGAQPSLNLDLNWMTSGAGALPAPLTQKASFPPADQGRDDHDKVCRTWGRLPQGPLANRLGGQHAVSSSVPQASTCGSLAPKAGAQPCNAPGLAWGLSREKLPSKRVGLGAQSACPKVTLGPGQGRCLGLRQVPGGLSSWVNINGAQRTAGHVCAQQIFDLQRLPPYTSSPQVPPHYPHSGQVPPTTLDLVGLVNRSLGNAGTSGSALVLEERDTDPWALPELKDTGQSWKELSLAGRVLRVVIGFLKACGLLGSLYLFICSLDILSSAFQLLGSKVAGDIFKDNMVLSNPVAGLVIGVLVTVLVQSSSTSSSIVVSMVASKLLTVQASVPIIMGVNVGTSITSTLVSMAQSGDRDEFRRAFGGSAVHSIFNWLTVLILLPLESAMAPLERLSALALGTTSLQPGGRAPDILKVLTQPLTHLVVQLDANVITGSATGNATNSSLVKRWCGTRGEMTTGNGSNCGVAASDSCPERNSSAALEHLPCHHLFAGTALTDLAVGFILLAASLLGLCSCLVLLVKLLNSVLRGRVAQAVRTVINADFPFPFGWLSGYLAILVGASLTFMLQSSSVFTAAIVPLMGVRVISLERAYPLFLGSNIGTTTTALLAALASPADMLLSAVQVALIHFFFNLGGILLWYVVPVLRLPIPLAKRFGDLTAQYRWVAIAYLLLSFLLLPLATFGLSLAGGTVLAAVGGPLAGLVLFVVLINVLQQHRPAWLPHHLRSWAWLPLWLRSLEPWDRLVSRCCPCRARSPPRATAKEAHCHENPEVLASQQL from the exons AtgtggcctggggaggggccctgccctccccccacttgcAGATGGAGACACAACGTAGTCAACCGTCACTGCTCACCGCTGGGACTGGGCTCCGGGGAGCTCTGTGGAGCCCAGCCCTCCCTGAACCTGGATCTGAACTGGATGACCTCTGGGGCTggtgccctccctgctcccctgacGCAAAAGGCTTCCTTCCCACCAGCTGACCAGGGCAGGGATGACCACGATAAGGTCTGCAGAACTTGGGGCAGACTTCCCCAGGGGCCCCTGGCCAACCGGCTGGGCGGGCAGCATGCAGTGTCCAGCAGTGTTCCACAGGCGTCTACTTGTGGAAGTCTAGCACCAAAGGCCGGCGCCCAGCCCTGCAACGCCCCTGGCCTGGCTTGGGGCCTGTCCAGGGAGAAACTCCCCTCCAAGAGGGTTGGGCTGGGGGCCCAGAGTGCCTGCCCCAAGGTGACATTGGGACCTGGACAAGGCAGGTGCCTGGGGCTACGGCAGGTACCTGGGGGACTCAGCTCCTGGGTAAACATTAATGGGGCTCAGCGCACAGCAGGTCATGTGTGCGCCCAGCAGATCTTTGACCTGCAGCGGCTCCCGCCCTATACCTCTTCCCCACAGGTGCCCCCTCACTACCCACACAG TGGCCAGGTCCCCCCCACTACTCTGGACCTGGTTGGCCTGGTTAACCGGAGTCTGGGAAATGCAG GGACCTCTGGTTCTGCCCTGGTCTTGGAAGAGAGGGACACGGACCCCTGGGCCCTCCCTGAGCTGAAGGACACTGGCCAATCCTGGAAAG AGCTCAGCTTGGCCGGCAGGGTGCTCCGGGTGGTCATTGGCTTCCTCAAGGCCTGTGGGCTCCTGGGCAGCCTCTACCTCTTCATCTGCTCCCTGgacatcctcagctctgcctTCCAGCTGCTGGGCA GCAAAGTGGCCGGAGACATCTTCAAGGACAACATGGTGTTGTCCAACCCTGTGGCTGGACTGGTCATTGGTGTGCTGGTCACAGTTCTCGTGCAGAGCTCCAGCACGTCCTCCTCCATTGTGGTCAGCATGGTGGCCTCTAAGT TGCTGACCGTCCAGGCTTCGGTGCCCATCATCATGGGCGTCAATGTGGGCACGTCCATCACCAGCACCCTGGTCTCAATGGCACAGTCAGGGGACCGGGATGAGTTTCGGAG GGCCTTTGGAGGCTCAGCCGTGCACAGCATCTTCAACTGGCTCACAGTGCTGATCTTGCTGCCACTGGAGAGTGCCATGGCCCCACTGGAGAGGCTCAGCGCTCTAGCCCTGGGCACCACCAGCCTGCAGCCTGGGGGGCGTGCACCTGACATCCTCAAGGTGCTGACGCAGCCACTCACACACCTTGTTGTGCAG CTGGATGCCAATGTGATTACGGGAAGTGCCACAGGCAATGCCACCAACAGCAGCCTCGTCAAGCGATGGTGTGGCACCAGGGGGGAGATG ACCACGGGGAATGGCAGCAACTGTGGAGTGGCCGCCTCCGACTCCTGCCCTGAGAGGAACAGCTCAGCCGCCCTGGAGCACCTGCCCT GCCACCACCTGTTCGCAGGAACGGCGCTCACGGACCTGGCCGTGGGCTTCATCCTGCTGGCAGCTTCCCTGCTCGGGCTCTGCTCCTGCCTCGTCCTCCTCGTCAAGCTGCTCAACTCCGTGCTGCGCGGCCGTGTTGCCCAGGCCGTGAGGACTGTCATCAACGCTG ACTTCCCCTTCCCATTCGGCTGGCTCAGCGGCTACCTGGCCATCCTCGTGGGTGCCAGCCTGACCTTCATGCTCCAGAGCAGCAGCGTCTTTACGGCCGCCATTGTGCCGCTCATGG GGGTGAGGGTGATCAGCCTGGAGCGTGCGTACCCCCTCTTCCTGGGCTCTAACATTGGCACCACCACCACGGCTCTGCTGGCGGCCCTAGCCAGCCCCGCAGACATGCTGCTCAGCGCCGTCCAG GTCGCCCTCATCCACTTCTTCTTCAACCTGGGCGGCATCCTGCTGTGGTACGTGGTGCCTGTCCTGCGGCTGCCCATTCCACTGGCCAAGCGCTTCGGGGACCTGACCGCCCAATACCGCTGGGTGGCCATTGCCTACCTGCTGCTCAGcttcctgctgctgccactggcCACCTTTGGGCTCTCCCTGGCAGGCGGCACAGTGCTGGCTGCCGTTGGGGGGCCCCTGGCCGGGCTGGTGCTCTTCGTTGTCCTGATCAACGTCCTGCAGCAGCACCGGCCAGCCTGGCTACCCCACCATCTGCGGTCCTGGGCCTGGCTGCCCCTCTGGCTCCGGTCTCTGGAGCCCTGGGACCGCCTGGTGAGCCGCTGCTGCCCCTGCAGGGCCCGCAGCCCACCTCGGGCCACCGCCAAGGAGGCCCACTGCCACGAGAACCCTGAGGTGCTGGCCTCCCAGCAGTTGTGA
- the SLC34A3 gene encoding sodium-dependent phosphate transport protein 2C isoform X3: MWPGEGPCPPPTCRWRHNVVNRHCSPLGLGSGELCGAQPSLNLDLNWMTSGAGALPAPLTQKASFPPADQGRDDHDKVCRTWGRLPQGPLANRLGGQHAVSSSVPQASTCGSLAPKAGAQPCNAPGLAWGLSREKLPSKRVGLGAQSACPKVTLGPGQGRCLGLRQVPGGLSSWVNINGAQRTAGHVCAQQIFDLQRLPPYTSSPQVPPHYPHSGQVPPTTLDLVGLVNRSLGNAGTRSPTAKVSACLCPPIRPCPIALGTSGSALVLEERDTDPWALPELKDTGQSWKELSLAGRVLRVVIGFLKACGLLGSLYLFICSLDILSSAFQLLGSKVAGDIFKDNMVLSNPVAGLVIGVLVTVLVQSSSTSSSIVVSMVASKLLTVQASVPIIMGVNVGTSITSTLVSMAQSGDRDEFRRAFGGSAVHSIFNWLTVLILLPLESAMAPLERLSALALGTTSLQPGGRAPDILKVLTQPLTHLVVQLDANVITGSATGNATNSSLVKRWCGTRGEMTTGNGSNCGVAASDSCPERNSSAALEHLPCHHLFAGTALTDLAVGFILLAASLLGLCSCLVLLVKLLNSVLRGRVAQAVRTVINADFPFPFGWLSGYLAILVGASLTFMLQSSSVFTAAIVPLMGVRVISLERAYPLFLGSNIGTTTTALLAALASPADMLLSAVQVALIHFFFNLGGILLWYVVPVLRLPIPLAKRFGDLTAQYRWVAIAYLLLSFLLLPLATFGLSLAGGTVLAAVGGPLAGLVLFVVLINVLQQHRPAWLPHHLRSWAWLPLWLRSLEPWDRLVSRCCPCRARSPPRATAKEAHCHENPEVLASQQL, from the exons AtgtggcctggggaggggccctgccctccccccacttgcAGATGGAGACACAACGTAGTCAACCGTCACTGCTCACCGCTGGGACTGGGCTCCGGGGAGCTCTGTGGAGCCCAGCCCTCCCTGAACCTGGATCTGAACTGGATGACCTCTGGGGCTggtgccctccctgctcccctgacGCAAAAGGCTTCCTTCCCACCAGCTGACCAGGGCAGGGATGACCACGATAAGGTCTGCAGAACTTGGGGCAGACTTCCCCAGGGGCCCCTGGCCAACCGGCTGGGCGGGCAGCATGCAGTGTCCAGCAGTGTTCCACAGGCGTCTACTTGTGGAAGTCTAGCACCAAAGGCCGGCGCCCAGCCCTGCAACGCCCCTGGCCTGGCTTGGGGCCTGTCCAGGGAGAAACTCCCCTCCAAGAGGGTTGGGCTGGGGGCCCAGAGTGCCTGCCCCAAGGTGACATTGGGACCTGGACAAGGCAGGTGCCTGGGGCTACGGCAGGTACCTGGGGGACTCAGCTCCTGGGTAAACATTAATGGGGCTCAGCGCACAGCAGGTCATGTGTGCGCCCAGCAGATCTTTGACCTGCAGCGGCTCCCGCCCTATACCTCTTCCCCACAGGTGCCCCCTCACTACCCACACAG TGGCCAGGTCCCCCCCACTACTCTGGACCTGGTTGGCCTGGTTAACCGGAGTCTGGGAAATGCAGGTACCAGGAGCCCCACGGCCAAGGTCTCCGCCTGCCTCTGCCCACCCATCAGGCCCTGTCCCATTGCTCTGG GGACCTCTGGTTCTGCCCTGGTCTTGGAAGAGAGGGACACGGACCCCTGGGCCCTCCCTGAGCTGAAGGACACTGGCCAATCCTGGAAAG AGCTCAGCTTGGCCGGCAGGGTGCTCCGGGTGGTCATTGGCTTCCTCAAGGCCTGTGGGCTCCTGGGCAGCCTCTACCTCTTCATCTGCTCCCTGgacatcctcagctctgcctTCCAGCTGCTGGGCA GCAAAGTGGCCGGAGACATCTTCAAGGACAACATGGTGTTGTCCAACCCTGTGGCTGGACTGGTCATTGGTGTGCTGGTCACAGTTCTCGTGCAGAGCTCCAGCACGTCCTCCTCCATTGTGGTCAGCATGGTGGCCTCTAAGT TGCTGACCGTCCAGGCTTCGGTGCCCATCATCATGGGCGTCAATGTGGGCACGTCCATCACCAGCACCCTGGTCTCAATGGCACAGTCAGGGGACCGGGATGAGTTTCGGAG GGCCTTTGGAGGCTCAGCCGTGCACAGCATCTTCAACTGGCTCACAGTGCTGATCTTGCTGCCACTGGAGAGTGCCATGGCCCCACTGGAGAGGCTCAGCGCTCTAGCCCTGGGCACCACCAGCCTGCAGCCTGGGGGGCGTGCACCTGACATCCTCAAGGTGCTGACGCAGCCACTCACACACCTTGTTGTGCAG CTGGATGCCAATGTGATTACGGGAAGTGCCACAGGCAATGCCACCAACAGCAGCCTCGTCAAGCGATGGTGTGGCACCAGGGGGGAGATG ACCACGGGGAATGGCAGCAACTGTGGAGTGGCCGCCTCCGACTCCTGCCCTGAGAGGAACAGCTCAGCCGCCCTGGAGCACCTGCCCT GCCACCACCTGTTCGCAGGAACGGCGCTCACGGACCTGGCCGTGGGCTTCATCCTGCTGGCAGCTTCCCTGCTCGGGCTCTGCTCCTGCCTCGTCCTCCTCGTCAAGCTGCTCAACTCCGTGCTGCGCGGCCGTGTTGCCCAGGCCGTGAGGACTGTCATCAACGCTG ACTTCCCCTTCCCATTCGGCTGGCTCAGCGGCTACCTGGCCATCCTCGTGGGTGCCAGCCTGACCTTCATGCTCCAGAGCAGCAGCGTCTTTACGGCCGCCATTGTGCCGCTCATGG GGGTGAGGGTGATCAGCCTGGAGCGTGCGTACCCCCTCTTCCTGGGCTCTAACATTGGCACCACCACCACGGCTCTGCTGGCGGCCCTAGCCAGCCCCGCAGACATGCTGCTCAGCGCCGTCCAG GTCGCCCTCATCCACTTCTTCTTCAACCTGGGCGGCATCCTGCTGTGGTACGTGGTGCCTGTCCTGCGGCTGCCCATTCCACTGGCCAAGCGCTTCGGGGACCTGACCGCCCAATACCGCTGGGTGGCCATTGCCTACCTGCTGCTCAGcttcctgctgctgccactggcCACCTTTGGGCTCTCCCTGGCAGGCGGCACAGTGCTGGCTGCCGTTGGGGGGCCCCTGGCCGGGCTGGTGCTCTTCGTTGTCCTGATCAACGTCCTGCAGCAGCACCGGCCAGCCTGGCTACCCCACCATCTGCGGTCCTGGGCCTGGCTGCCCCTCTGGCTCCGGTCTCTGGAGCCCTGGGACCGCCTGGTGAGCCGCTGCTGCCCCTGCAGGGCCCGCAGCCCACCTCGGGCCACCGCCAAGGAGGCCCACTGCCACGAGAACCCTGAGGTGCTGGCCTCCCAGCAGTTGTGA
- the SLC34A3 gene encoding sodium-dependent phosphate transport protein 2C isoform X12 — protein sequence MPNSLTSGQVPPTTLDLVGLVNRSLGNAGTSGSALVLEERDTDPWALPELKDTGQSWKELSLAGRVLRVVIGFLKACGLLGSLYLFICSLDILSSAFQLLGSKVAGDIFKDNMVLSNPVAGLVIGVLVTVLVQSSSTSSSIVVSMVASKLLTVQASVPIIMGVNVGTSITSTLVSMAQSGDRDEFRRAFGGSAVHSIFNWLTVLILLPLESAMAPLERLSALALGTTSLQPGGRAPDILKVLTQPLTHLVVQLDANVITGSATGNATNSSLVKRWCGTRGEMTTGNGSNCGVAASDSCPERNSSAALEHLPCEARRLPLPLPTPQAGHHSPAPTLPPGHHLFAGTALTDLAVGFILLAASLLGLCSCLVLLVKLLNSVLRGRVAQAVRTVINADFPFPFGWLSGYLAILVGASLTFMLQSSSVFTAAIVPLMGVRVISLERAYPLFLGSNIGTTTTALLAALASPADMLLSAVQVALIHFFFNLGGILLWYVVPVLRLPIPLAKRFGDLTAQYRWVAIAYLLLSFLLLPLATFGLSLAGGTVLAAVGGPLAGLVLFVVLINVLQQHRPAWLPHHLRSWAWLPLWLRSLEPWDRLVSRCCPCRARSPPRATAKEAHCHENPEVLASQQL from the exons ATGCCGAATTCCCTCACCAGTGGCCAGGTCCCCCCCACTACTCTGGACCTGGTTGGCCTGGTTAACCGGAGTCTGGGAAATGCAG GGACCTCTGGTTCTGCCCTGGTCTTGGAAGAGAGGGACACGGACCCCTGGGCCCTCCCTGAGCTGAAGGACACTGGCCAATCCTGGAAAG AGCTCAGCTTGGCCGGCAGGGTGCTCCGGGTGGTCATTGGCTTCCTCAAGGCCTGTGGGCTCCTGGGCAGCCTCTACCTCTTCATCTGCTCCCTGgacatcctcagctctgcctTCCAGCTGCTGGGCA GCAAAGTGGCCGGAGACATCTTCAAGGACAACATGGTGTTGTCCAACCCTGTGGCTGGACTGGTCATTGGTGTGCTGGTCACAGTTCTCGTGCAGAGCTCCAGCACGTCCTCCTCCATTGTGGTCAGCATGGTGGCCTCTAAGT TGCTGACCGTCCAGGCTTCGGTGCCCATCATCATGGGCGTCAATGTGGGCACGTCCATCACCAGCACCCTGGTCTCAATGGCACAGTCAGGGGACCGGGATGAGTTTCGGAG GGCCTTTGGAGGCTCAGCCGTGCACAGCATCTTCAACTGGCTCACAGTGCTGATCTTGCTGCCACTGGAGAGTGCCATGGCCCCACTGGAGAGGCTCAGCGCTCTAGCCCTGGGCACCACCAGCCTGCAGCCTGGGGGGCGTGCACCTGACATCCTCAAGGTGCTGACGCAGCCACTCACACACCTTGTTGTGCAG CTGGATGCCAATGTGATTACGGGAAGTGCCACAGGCAATGCCACCAACAGCAGCCTCGTCAAGCGATGGTGTGGCACCAGGGGGGAGATG ACCACGGGGAATGGCAGCAACTGTGGAGTGGCCGCCTCCGACTCCTGCCCTGAGAGGAACAGCTCAGCCGCCCTGGAGCACCTGCCCTGTGAGGCCCGGCGCCTGCCCCtacccctgcccaccccacaaGCTGGCCACCACTCACCTGCCCCCACCCTGCCACCAGGCCACCACCTGTTCGCAGGAACGGCGCTCACGGACCTGGCCGTGGGCTTCATCCTGCTGGCAGCTTCCCTGCTCGGGCTCTGCTCCTGCCTCGTCCTCCTCGTCAAGCTGCTCAACTCCGTGCTGCGCGGCCGTGTTGCCCAGGCCGTGAGGACTGTCATCAACGCTG ACTTCCCCTTCCCATTCGGCTGGCTCAGCGGCTACCTGGCCATCCTCGTGGGTGCCAGCCTGACCTTCATGCTCCAGAGCAGCAGCGTCTTTACGGCCGCCATTGTGCCGCTCATGG GGGTGAGGGTGATCAGCCTGGAGCGTGCGTACCCCCTCTTCCTGGGCTCTAACATTGGCACCACCACCACGGCTCTGCTGGCGGCCCTAGCCAGCCCCGCAGACATGCTGCTCAGCGCCGTCCAG GTCGCCCTCATCCACTTCTTCTTCAACCTGGGCGGCATCCTGCTGTGGTACGTGGTGCCTGTCCTGCGGCTGCCCATTCCACTGGCCAAGCGCTTCGGGGACCTGACCGCCCAATACCGCTGGGTGGCCATTGCCTACCTGCTGCTCAGcttcctgctgctgccactggcCACCTTTGGGCTCTCCCTGGCAGGCGGCACAGTGCTGGCTGCCGTTGGGGGGCCCCTGGCCGGGCTGGTGCTCTTCGTTGTCCTGATCAACGTCCTGCAGCAGCACCGGCCAGCCTGGCTACCCCACCATCTGCGGTCCTGGGCCTGGCTGCCCCTCTGGCTCCGGTCTCTGGAGCCCTGGGACCGCCTGGTGAGCCGCTGCTGCCCCTGCAGGGCCCGCAGCCCACCTCGGGCCACCGCCAAGGAGGCCCACTGCCACGAGAACCCTGAGGTGCTGGCCTCCCAGCAGTTGTGA
- the SLC34A3 gene encoding sodium-dependent phosphate transport protein 2C isoform X17, giving the protein MVLSNPVAGLVIGVLVTVLVQSSSTSSSIVVSMVASKLLTVQASVPIIMGVNVGTSITSTLVSMAQSGDRDEFRRAFGGSAVHSIFNWLTVLILLPLESAMAPLERLSALALGTTSLQPGGRAPDILKVLTQPLTHLVVQLDANVITGSATGNATNSSLVKRWCGTRGEMTTGNGSNCGVAASDSCPERNSSAALEHLPCHHLFAGTALTDLAVGFILLAASLLGLCSCLVLLVKLLNSVLRGRVAQAVRTVINADFPFPFGWLSGYLAILVGASLTFMLQSSSVFTAAIVPLMGVRVISLERAYPLFLGSNIGTTTTALLAALASPADMLLSAVQVALIHFFFNLGGILLWYVVPVLRLPIPLAKRFGDLTAQYRWVAIAYLLLSFLLLPLATFGLSLAGGTVLAAVGGPLAGLVLFVVLINVLQQHRPAWLPHHLRSWAWLPLWLRSLEPWDRLVSRCCPCRARSPPRATAKEAHCHENPEVLASQQL; this is encoded by the exons ATGGTGTTGTCCAACCCTGTGGCTGGACTGGTCATTGGTGTGCTGGTCACAGTTCTCGTGCAGAGCTCCAGCACGTCCTCCTCCATTGTGGTCAGCATGGTGGCCTCTAAGT TGCTGACCGTCCAGGCTTCGGTGCCCATCATCATGGGCGTCAATGTGGGCACGTCCATCACCAGCACCCTGGTCTCAATGGCACAGTCAGGGGACCGGGATGAGTTTCGGAG GGCCTTTGGAGGCTCAGCCGTGCACAGCATCTTCAACTGGCTCACAGTGCTGATCTTGCTGCCACTGGAGAGTGCCATGGCCCCACTGGAGAGGCTCAGCGCTCTAGCCCTGGGCACCACCAGCCTGCAGCCTGGGGGGCGTGCACCTGACATCCTCAAGGTGCTGACGCAGCCACTCACACACCTTGTTGTGCAG CTGGATGCCAATGTGATTACGGGAAGTGCCACAGGCAATGCCACCAACAGCAGCCTCGTCAAGCGATGGTGTGGCACCAGGGGGGAGATG ACCACGGGGAATGGCAGCAACTGTGGAGTGGCCGCCTCCGACTCCTGCCCTGAGAGGAACAGCTCAGCCGCCCTGGAGCACCTGCCCT GCCACCACCTGTTCGCAGGAACGGCGCTCACGGACCTGGCCGTGGGCTTCATCCTGCTGGCAGCTTCCCTGCTCGGGCTCTGCTCCTGCCTCGTCCTCCTCGTCAAGCTGCTCAACTCCGTGCTGCGCGGCCGTGTTGCCCAGGCCGTGAGGACTGTCATCAACGCTG ACTTCCCCTTCCCATTCGGCTGGCTCAGCGGCTACCTGGCCATCCTCGTGGGTGCCAGCCTGACCTTCATGCTCCAGAGCAGCAGCGTCTTTACGGCCGCCATTGTGCCGCTCATGG GGGTGAGGGTGATCAGCCTGGAGCGTGCGTACCCCCTCTTCCTGGGCTCTAACATTGGCACCACCACCACGGCTCTGCTGGCGGCCCTAGCCAGCCCCGCAGACATGCTGCTCAGCGCCGTCCAG GTCGCCCTCATCCACTTCTTCTTCAACCTGGGCGGCATCCTGCTGTGGTACGTGGTGCCTGTCCTGCGGCTGCCCATTCCACTGGCCAAGCGCTTCGGGGACCTGACCGCCCAATACCGCTGGGTGGCCATTGCCTACCTGCTGCTCAGcttcctgctgctgccactggcCACCTTTGGGCTCTCCCTGGCAGGCGGCACAGTGCTGGCTGCCGTTGGGGGGCCCCTGGCCGGGCTGGTGCTCTTCGTTGTCCTGATCAACGTCCTGCAGCAGCACCGGCCAGCCTGGCTACCCCACCATCTGCGGTCCTGGGCCTGGCTGCCCCTCTGGCTCCGGTCTCTGGAGCCCTGGGACCGCCTGGTGAGCCGCTGCTGCCCCTGCAGGGCCCGCAGCCCACCTCGGGCCACCGCCAAGGAGGCCCACTGCCACGAGAACCCTGAGGTGCTGGCCTCCCAGCAGTTGTGA
- the SLC34A3 gene encoding sodium-dependent phosphate transport protein 2C isoform X5, which produces MWPGEGPCPPPTCRWRHNVVNRHCSPLGLGSGELCGAQPSLNLDLNWMTSGAGALPAPLTQKASFPPADQGRDDHDKVCRTWGRLPQGPLANRLGGQHAVSSSVPQASTCGSLAPKAGAQPCNAPGLAWGLSREKLPSKRVGLGAQSACPKVTLGPGQGRCLGLRQVPGGLSSWVNINGAQRTAGHVCAQQIFDLQRLPPYTSSPQVPPHYPHSGQVPPTTLDLVGLVNRSLGNAGTRSPTAKVSACLCPPIRPCPIALGTSGSALVLEERDTDPWALPELKDTGQSWKELSLAGRVLRVVIGFLKACGLLGSLYLFICSLDILSSAFQLLGSKVAGDIFKDNMVLSNPVAGLVIGVLVTVLVQSSSTSSSIVVSMVASKLLTVQASVPIIMGVNVGTSITSTLVSMAQSGDRDEFRRAFGGSAVHSIFNWLTVLILLPLESAMAPLERLSALALGTTSLQPGGRAPDILKVLTQPLTHLVVQLDANVITGSATGNATNSSLVKRWCGTRGEMTTGNGSNCGVAASDSCPERNSSAALEHLPCEARRLPLPLPTPQAGHHSPAPTLPPGHHLFAGTALTDLAVGFILLAASLLGLCSCLVLLVKLLNSVLRGRVAQAVRTVINADFPFPFGWLSGYLAILVGASLTFMLQSSSVFTAAIVPLMGRPHPLLLQPGRHPAVVRGACPAAAHSTGQALRGPDRPIPLGGHCLPAAQLPAAATGHLWALPGRRHSAGCRWGAPGRAGALRCPDQRPAAAPASLATPPSAVLGLAAPLAPVSGALGPPGEPLLPLQGPQPTSGHRQGGPLPREP; this is translated from the exons AtgtggcctggggaggggccctgccctccccccacttgcAGATGGAGACACAACGTAGTCAACCGTCACTGCTCACCGCTGGGACTGGGCTCCGGGGAGCTCTGTGGAGCCCAGCCCTCCCTGAACCTGGATCTGAACTGGATGACCTCTGGGGCTggtgccctccctgctcccctgacGCAAAAGGCTTCCTTCCCACCAGCTGACCAGGGCAGGGATGACCACGATAAGGTCTGCAGAACTTGGGGCAGACTTCCCCAGGGGCCCCTGGCCAACCGGCTGGGCGGGCAGCATGCAGTGTCCAGCAGTGTTCCACAGGCGTCTACTTGTGGAAGTCTAGCACCAAAGGCCGGCGCCCAGCCCTGCAACGCCCCTGGCCTGGCTTGGGGCCTGTCCAGGGAGAAACTCCCCTCCAAGAGGGTTGGGCTGGGGGCCCAGAGTGCCTGCCCCAAGGTGACATTGGGACCTGGACAAGGCAGGTGCCTGGGGCTACGGCAGGTACCTGGGGGACTCAGCTCCTGGGTAAACATTAATGGGGCTCAGCGCACAGCAGGTCATGTGTGCGCCCAGCAGATCTTTGACCTGCAGCGGCTCCCGCCCTATACCTCTTCCCCACAGGTGCCCCCTCACTACCCACACAG TGGCCAGGTCCCCCCCACTACTCTGGACCTGGTTGGCCTGGTTAACCGGAGTCTGGGAAATGCAGGTACCAGGAGCCCCACGGCCAAGGTCTCCGCCTGCCTCTGCCCACCCATCAGGCCCTGTCCCATTGCTCTGG GGACCTCTGGTTCTGCCCTGGTCTTGGAAGAGAGGGACACGGACCCCTGGGCCCTCCCTGAGCTGAAGGACACTGGCCAATCCTGGAAAG AGCTCAGCTTGGCCGGCAGGGTGCTCCGGGTGGTCATTGGCTTCCTCAAGGCCTGTGGGCTCCTGGGCAGCCTCTACCTCTTCATCTGCTCCCTGgacatcctcagctctgcctTCCAGCTGCTGGGCA GCAAAGTGGCCGGAGACATCTTCAAGGACAACATGGTGTTGTCCAACCCTGTGGCTGGACTGGTCATTGGTGTGCTGGTCACAGTTCTCGTGCAGAGCTCCAGCACGTCCTCCTCCATTGTGGTCAGCATGGTGGCCTCTAAGT TGCTGACCGTCCAGGCTTCGGTGCCCATCATCATGGGCGTCAATGTGGGCACGTCCATCACCAGCACCCTGGTCTCAATGGCACAGTCAGGGGACCGGGATGAGTTTCGGAG GGCCTTTGGAGGCTCAGCCGTGCACAGCATCTTCAACTGGCTCACAGTGCTGATCTTGCTGCCACTGGAGAGTGCCATGGCCCCACTGGAGAGGCTCAGCGCTCTAGCCCTGGGCACCACCAGCCTGCAGCCTGGGGGGCGTGCACCTGACATCCTCAAGGTGCTGACGCAGCCACTCACACACCTTGTTGTGCAG CTGGATGCCAATGTGATTACGGGAAGTGCCACAGGCAATGCCACCAACAGCAGCCTCGTCAAGCGATGGTGTGGCACCAGGGGGGAGATG ACCACGGGGAATGGCAGCAACTGTGGAGTGGCCGCCTCCGACTCCTGCCCTGAGAGGAACAGCTCAGCCGCCCTGGAGCACCTGCCCTGTGAGGCCCGGCGCCTGCCCCtacccctgcccaccccacaaGCTGGCCACCACTCACCTGCCCCCACCCTGCCACCAGGCCACCACCTGTTCGCAGGAACGGCGCTCACGGACCTGGCCGTGGGCTTCATCCTGCTGGCAGCTTCCCTGCTCGGGCTCTGCTCCTGCCTCGTCCTCCTCGTCAAGCTGCTCAACTCCGTGCTGCGCGGCCGTGTTGCCCAGGCCGTGAGGACTGTCATCAACGCTG ACTTCCCCTTCCCATTCGGCTGGCTCAGCGGCTACCTGGCCATCCTCGTGGGTGCCAGCCTGACCTTCATGCTCCAGAGCAGCAGCGTCTTTACGGCCGCCATTGTGCCGCTCATGG GTCGCCCTCATCCACTTCTTCTTCAACCTGGGCGGCATCCTGCTGTGGTACGTGGTGCCTGTCCTGCGGCTGCCCATTCCACTGGCCAAGCGCTTCGGGGACCTGACCGCCCAATACCGCTGGGTGGCCATTGCCTACCTGCTGCTCAGcttcctgctgctgccactggcCACCTTTGGGCTCTCCCTGGCAGGCGGCACAGTGCTGGCTGCCGTTGGGGGGCCCCTGGCCGGGCTGGTGCTCTTCGTTGTCCTGATCAACGTCCTGCAGCAGCACCGGCCAGCCTGGCTACCCCACCATCTGCGGTCCTGGGCCTGGCTGCCCCTCTGGCTCCGGTCTCTGGAGCCCTGGGACCGCCTGGTGAGCCGCTGCTGCCCCTGCAGGGCCCGCAGCCCACCTCGGGCCACCGCCAAGGAGGCCCACTGCCACGAGAACCCTGA